The Vicinamibacterales bacterium genome contains a region encoding:
- a CDS encoding RsmE family RNA methyltransferase encodes MVARVFAPEAIGPGQALDVPDDEARWLRDVLRLEAGAGLRVFDGRGHEWEAVLTSSRRQGVVATLGDPTPSAPEPRITYTAALAVLKGDATDDAIRDAVMMGVAAIRPFVCTRTEQRLATIGRANRRLRWQRVAVASAKQCGRAVVPEVHDAVPFETMLDADPQGLRLLLVEPAVGVGTERLDALPPPFAVTIGVGPEGGGRRSRWTRRVRGWRLVGLGGRVLRPRRPCWRRWRPARRYGGIRDRTRETSMRRTTWVVLALTGAVLGAAAAPRGAAPQEGLPSPVATFSILGYDPATGELGGAVQSRVFSVGNGVLWAEAGVGAAATQAIVDVSYGPQAIELLRKKMAPADIVRAIWDRDPDPQPERWTKQGRQFAVIDPQGRTAAYTGPKATPWAGHRAGKFCTAQGNILAGEAVVDGMVKAFESTTGHLSVRLMAALEAGQAAGGDTRGMQSAAMLIVGKGQGVWLNNDVVLRLQVDDSGEPITDLRRLVDSWNDRRAKGQQRPVK; translated from the coding sequence GTGGTCGCGCGTGTGTTCGCACCCGAGGCGATCGGCCCGGGGCAGGCCCTGGACGTGCCGGATGACGAGGCCCGCTGGCTTCGCGACGTGCTCCGGCTCGAGGCCGGCGCAGGGCTGCGGGTGTTCGATGGCCGCGGTCACGAGTGGGAGGCCGTGCTCACGTCGAGCCGCCGGCAGGGCGTGGTGGCCACCCTGGGCGATCCGACCCCGTCGGCGCCTGAGCCGAGGATCACCTACACGGCGGCGCTGGCGGTGCTCAAGGGCGATGCGACCGACGACGCCATCCGCGACGCCGTCATGATGGGCGTGGCCGCGATCCGGCCCTTCGTGTGCACGCGTACCGAACAGCGGCTGGCGACCATCGGCCGCGCGAACCGCCGCCTCCGCTGGCAGCGGGTGGCGGTCGCCTCGGCCAAGCAGTGCGGGCGCGCCGTCGTGCCCGAGGTGCACGACGCCGTGCCGTTCGAGACGATGCTGGATGCCGACCCGCAGGGCTTGCGGCTGCTGCTGGTGGAGCCGGCGGTGGGCGTCGGGACCGAGCGGCTCGACGCGCTGCCGCCGCCGTTCGCGGTCACAATCGGCGTGGGGCCCGAGGGCGGTGGACGTCGGTCGAGGTGGACGCGGCGAGTGCGCGGGTGGCGGCTCGTCGGTCTCGGAGGGCGCGTCCTGCGGCCGCGTCGGCCCTGCTGGCGGCGCTGGCGGCCTGCCAGGCGGTATGGCGGGATTCGTGACAGGACACGGGAGACGTCTATGCGGCGGACGACGTGGGTGGTGCTGGCGCTGACCGGCGCCGTGCTGGGCGCGGCAGCGGCGCCGCGGGGCGCGGCCCCGCAGGAGGGGCTGCCGAGCCCGGTGGCGACTTTCTCGATTCTGGGATACGACCCGGCGACCGGCGAGCTGGGCGGCGCGGTGCAGTCGCGGGTGTTCTCGGTCGGCAACGGCGTGTTGTGGGCCGAGGCCGGCGTGGGGGCGGCGGCCACCCAGGCCATCGTCGACGTCAGCTACGGCCCACAGGCGATCGAGCTCCTCCGGAAGAAGATGGCGCCGGCCGACATCGTCCGCGCGATCTGGGATCGCGATCCGGATCCACAACCCGAGCGCTGGACCAAGCAGGGCCGCCAGTTCGCCGTAATCGATCCGCAGGGCCGGACGGCCGCCTACACCGGACCGAAGGCCACACCGTGGGCAGGGCACCGGGCGGGAAAGTTCTGCACCGCGCAAGGCAACATCCTGGCCGGCGAGGCCGTGGTCGACGGAATGGTGAAGGCGTTCGAGTCCACGACCGGCCACCTCTCGGTGCGACTGATGGCGGCGCTCGAGGCCGGTCAGGCCGCCGGCGGCGACACCCGCGGCATGCAGTCGGCGGCGATGCTCATCGTGGGGAAGGGGCAGGGCGTCTGGCTGAACAACGACGTCGTGCTCCGCCTGCAGGTCGACGACTCCGGTGAGCCCATCACGGATCTGCGCCGCCTGGTGGACAGCTGGAACGACCGGCGCGCGAAGGGACAGCAGCGCCCGGTCAAATAG
- the grpE gene encoding nucleotide exchange factor GrpE, with translation MSDTPVSDVPPPADPTATEASASPLDALQREKDELYDRLLRKTAEFDNFKKRTERERREFADWAAAELIGEVLAVVDDFERALAVEAPPEAAKYREGVEIIHRQLLDLVKKRGVQPIETLGADFDPAWHQAVAYDESPGARDGEIVAELRRGYRLGDRLLRPALVRVAKAS, from the coding sequence ATGAGCGACACGCCCGTTTCCGACGTTCCTCCTCCGGCCGATCCGACGGCCACGGAGGCCTCCGCTTCTCCCCTCGATGCCCTGCAGCGCGAGAAGGACGAGCTCTACGACCGCCTCCTCCGCAAGACCGCCGAGTTCGACAACTTCAAGAAGCGCACCGAACGCGAGCGCCGCGAGTTCGCCGACTGGGCCGCGGCGGAGCTCATCGGCGAGGTGCTCGCGGTCGTCGACGATTTCGAGCGCGCGCTCGCGGTCGAAGCGCCGCCCGAGGCGGCCAAGTACCGCGAGGGGGTGGAGATCATCCACCGCCAGCTGCTCGACCTCGTGAAGAAGCGGGGCGTGCAGCCCATCGAGACGCTGGGCGCCGACTTCGATCCGGCGTGGCACCAGGCCGTGGCCTACGACGAGAGCCCGGGCGCGCGCGACGGCGAGATCGTCGCCGAGCTGCGCCGCGGCTACCGCCTCGGCGACCGGCTCCTGCGTCCGGCGCTCGTGCGCGTGGCCAAGGCATCGTGA
- the hrcA gene encoding heat-inducible transcriptional repressor HrcA, translating to MTPGPLSDRTRRVLASLVKDYIDTGEPVASAALCRKAGLGVSSATIRNILAQLEDMGFVSQPHTSAGRVPTDLGYRYFVDMLLDARRASREASSVEARLREQAGAAPLFDQLLSSASHVLFEVSHHVGFAIAPSDRHAIFQRIEFVPLSGTRVLVVTVTRGQHVTQKVVDAGEEIAPSALSQAANYLNDEFAGMALDDVRQSVIARLERERSLYDQLRAVALTLARRTLEDIQTPTAVYIDGASSLADTDDVPAVSLSTLRTLLLMVEEKQRLVRLLDEYLDGPGVAVVIGAEHQDPQLHGCSLVVASYGDGAGRGAVGVIGPTRMHYSRAINVVDGAAAAVARFLRDEN from the coding sequence ATGACGCCCGGGCCTCTCTCCGACCGTACCCGTCGCGTGCTCGCCTCCCTGGTGAAGGACTACATCGACACCGGCGAGCCCGTCGCCTCGGCGGCCCTGTGCCGCAAGGCGGGTCTCGGGGTCTCGTCGGCCACCATCAGGAACATCCTGGCCCAGCTGGAAGACATGGGCTTCGTCAGCCAGCCGCACACGTCTGCCGGCCGCGTCCCAACCGATCTCGGCTACCGCTACTTCGTCGACATGCTGCTGGACGCCAGGCGAGCGTCGCGGGAGGCCTCGAGCGTCGAGGCACGTCTGCGCGAACAGGCCGGTGCGGCGCCGCTGTTCGACCAGCTCCTGTCCAGCGCGTCCCACGTCCTCTTCGAGGTGTCCCACCACGTGGGTTTCGCGATCGCGCCATCCGACCGCCACGCCATCTTCCAGCGGATAGAGTTCGTGCCCCTCTCGGGGACGCGCGTGCTGGTCGTCACCGTGACCCGCGGGCAGCACGTGACGCAGAAGGTCGTGGACGCCGGCGAGGAGATCGCGCCGAGCGCCCTCAGCCAGGCCGCGAACTACCTGAACGACGAGTTCGCCGGGATGGCGCTCGACGACGTGCGACAGAGCGTCATCGCGCGCCTCGAGCGCGAGCGCTCCCTGTACGACCAGCTCCGCGCCGTGGCCCTCACGCTGGCCCGGCGCACGCTCGAGGACATCCAGACCCCGACCGCCGTCTACATCGACGGCGCCTCGTCCCTGGCGGACACCGACGACGTGCCCGCCGTCTCCCTGTCCACGCTGCGGACGCTCCTCCTGATGGTCGAGGAGAAGCAGCGGCTCGTCCGGCTGCTGGACGAGTACCTCGACGGCCCGGGAGTGGCCGTCGTGATCGGCGCCGAGCACCAGGACCCGCAGCTGCACGGCTGCAGCCTGGTCGTGGCCTCCTACGGCGACGGCGCCGGCCGCGGCGCCGTGGGCGTGATCGGCCCGACCCGGATGCACTACTCCCGCGCGATCAACGTCGTGGACGGCGCGGCCGCCGCGGTCGCGCGGTTCCTTCGCGACGAGAACTAG
- the dnaJ gene encoding molecular chaperone DnaJ has product MSARDYYEVLGVARTASDADIKSAYRKLALKFHPDRNPGDKAAEEKFKEAAEAYSVLADADKRARYDRFGHAGVSTTAGGQGFDPSVFTGFEDILGGLGDIFGFGDVFGGGRRRGGPQRGADLRYDLEITFLQSAKGTETAIQIPRHETCSTCTGTGAAPGTSPTPCGQCRGTGQIRFQQGFFTMARTCGTCRGTGRVVATPCKSCRGEGQIEQQRKLSVKIPAGIASGQRLRLQGEGEGGLRGGPPGDLYVVIFVQEDERFTRDGNDLHCQADVWFTTLALGGDIPVAGIEDTHSVRIPEGTATGTMFRLKGKGMPDVSGRGKGDLLVTVRGTTPRHPTKEQKKLLEQLAESLGDLAPGDRHEDKGIFEKVKDIFG; this is encoded by the coding sequence GTGAGCGCCCGCGACTACTACGAGGTCCTGGGCGTCGCCCGGACCGCGAGCGACGCGGACATCAAGAGCGCGTACCGCAAGCTCGCGCTCAAGTTCCACCCGGATCGCAACCCCGGCGACAAGGCCGCCGAGGAGAAGTTCAAGGAGGCCGCGGAGGCGTACTCCGTGCTGGCGGACGCGGACAAGCGCGCACGCTACGACCGCTTCGGCCACGCCGGCGTGAGCACGACCGCCGGCGGCCAGGGTTTCGACCCCTCGGTCTTCACCGGATTCGAAGACATCCTCGGCGGGCTCGGCGACATCTTCGGCTTCGGCGACGTCTTCGGCGGCGGCCGCCGCCGCGGCGGACCGCAGCGCGGCGCCGATCTCCGGTACGACCTCGAAATCACGTTCCTGCAGTCGGCGAAGGGCACCGAGACCGCCATCCAGATCCCGCGACACGAGACGTGCAGCACCTGCACCGGCACCGGCGCGGCGCCCGGCACCTCGCCGACGCCCTGCGGGCAGTGCCGGGGCACCGGGCAGATCCGCTTCCAGCAGGGCTTCTTCACGATGGCCCGGACGTGCGGCACGTGTCGCGGCACCGGACGGGTCGTGGCGACGCCTTGCAAGAGCTGCCGCGGCGAGGGCCAGATCGAGCAGCAGCGCAAGCTGAGCGTGAAGATTCCGGCCGGCATCGCCTCGGGCCAGCGGCTCAGGCTGCAGGGCGAAGGCGAAGGCGGCCTGCGGGGCGGCCCGCCCGGCGACCTCTACGTCGTGATCTTCGTGCAGGAGGACGAGCGCTTCACGCGTGACGGCAACGACCTGCACTGCCAGGCCGACGTGTGGTTCACCACGCTCGCGCTGGGTGGCGACATCCCCGTGGCCGGCATCGAGGACACGCACTCGGTCCGGATTCCGGAAGGGACCGCCACCGGCACGATGTTCCGCCTCAAGGGCAAGGGCATGCCGGACGTGTCGGGACGCGGCAAGGGCGACCTGCTCGTCACGGTGCGGGGCACCACGCCTCGCCACCCGACCAAGGAGCAGAAGAAGCTCCTCGAGCAGCTCGCCGAGTCGCTCGGCGACCTCGCGCCCGGCGACCGTCACGAGGACAAGGGCATCTTCGAGAAGGTCAAGGACATCTTTGGCTGA
- a CDS encoding XdhC/CoxI family protein, producing the protein MNQEVFAALGEAMKRAEDVALVTIVATNGSTPQRVGAKMLVYSDGRTVGTIGGGCYESDAFWKARAALESRKATRVKYELDDDFAQENGLVCGGQMEVFIEPIEPPPAVYVIGAGHVGYYLGRMAAEAGFGVHVVDDREAFASRERFPDAAEVVADDIPTWLGAAALPPSAYVVIVTRGHRHDLDALRAVVNRDLRYVGLIGSRAKVARVYEALVEEGVDPARLDRVHAPIGLDLGAVTPQEIAVSIVAELIAVRRGRATDPAVAGASLKWAPKFVRASASS; encoded by the coding sequence ATGAACCAGGAAGTCTTCGCGGCGCTCGGCGAGGCGATGAAACGGGCCGAGGACGTGGCGCTCGTCACCATCGTCGCCACCAACGGCTCGACGCCCCAGCGGGTGGGCGCCAAGATGCTGGTGTACTCGGACGGACGCACCGTCGGCACCATCGGCGGCGGCTGCTACGAGAGCGATGCCTTCTGGAAGGCCCGGGCGGCCCTGGAGTCGCGCAAGGCCACGCGGGTCAAATACGAGCTCGACGACGACTTCGCCCAGGAGAACGGGCTCGTCTGTGGCGGCCAGATGGAGGTCTTCATCGAGCCGATCGAGCCGCCGCCGGCCGTCTACGTCATCGGTGCGGGCCACGTCGGCTACTACCTGGGCCGGATGGCGGCCGAGGCGGGGTTCGGCGTGCACGTCGTGGACGACCGCGAGGCCTTCGCCAGCCGGGAGCGCTTCCCGGACGCCGCCGAGGTGGTTGCCGACGACATCCCGACCTGGCTCGGCGCCGCCGCGCTGCCGCCCTCCGCGTATGTCGTCATCGTGACGCGCGGGCACCGCCACGACCTGGATGCCCTCCGGGCGGTCGTCAACCGCGACCTGCGCTACGTCGGCCTCATCGGCAGCCGGGCCAAGGTCGCCCGCGTCTACGAGGCGCTCGTCGAGGAAGGCGTGGACCCGGCGCGGCTGGACCGCGTCCATGCCCCGATCGGCCTCGATCTGGGCGCCGTGACCCCGCAGGAGATCGCCGTCAGCATCGTGGCCGAACTGATCGCGGTCCGGCGCGGCCGGGCGACCGACCCGGCCGTGGCGGGCGCGTCGCTGAAGTGGGCCCCGAAGTTCGTCAGGGCTTCCGCCTCGTCCTGA
- a CDS encoding protein kinase — protein sequence MFFRDQVIGKYKILAPLGSGGFGSVFLAEDTWIDKKVALKVPHRQGLDFGELLREPRLLATLNHPNIVTVLTAERIEDVFFIVMEYVPGETLEAISDREGALSLARALDFACQMCNAVDHAHTQGVIHRDLRPGNVIVTEAGVAKVADFGTSRFLEIAAHGTTVIGSPPYMAPEQFYGKAVFASDVYSLGVTLYQLLTGRLPYDAPAPTDLDRLMRGELTTSPRLHNPRIPKVVADIVMKAMAPEVSARYARAHDLLDAILAARPAAVAGRRPWPAAGPAVAQDDAKDIRERLRARETPAARFCWHCGKPLHARSATCPFCGEPQ from the coding sequence ATGTTCTTCCGCGACCAGGTGATCGGGAAATACAAGATCCTGGCGCCGCTCGGCAGCGGGGGCTTCGGCTCGGTGTTCCTCGCCGAAGACACCTGGATCGACAAGAAGGTGGCCTTGAAGGTGCCCCACCGGCAGGGGCTCGACTTCGGCGAGCTGCTGCGCGAGCCGCGCCTGCTGGCCACGCTCAACCACCCGAACATCGTGACCGTCCTGACCGCCGAGCGCATCGAGGACGTCTTCTTCATCGTGATGGAGTACGTGCCCGGCGAGACGCTGGAGGCCATCTCGGATCGGGAGGGCGCCCTCAGCCTGGCCCGGGCCCTCGACTTCGCCTGCCAGATGTGCAACGCCGTCGATCACGCCCATACGCAGGGCGTCATCCACCGCGACCTGCGGCCGGGCAACGTGATCGTGACCGAGGCCGGCGTCGCGAAGGTGGCCGACTTCGGCACGTCCCGCTTCCTGGAGATCGCCGCCCACGGCACCACCGTCATCGGGAGCCCGCCCTACATGGCTCCCGAGCAGTTCTACGGCAAGGCCGTGTTCGCCTCCGACGTCTATTCCCTGGGCGTCACGCTGTACCAGCTCCTGACGGGCCGCCTGCCCTACGACGCGCCGGCGCCGACCGACCTCGACCGCCTCATGCGCGGCGAGCTCACCACCTCGCCACGGCTGCACAATCCCCGGATCCCCAAGGTGGTGGCCGACATCGTGATGAAGGCCATGGCCCCCGAAGTGTCGGCCCGCTACGCCCGGGCTCACGACCTGCTGGACGCCATCCTGGCCGCCCGCCCGGCCGCCGTCGCCGGACGCCGCCCGTGGCCCGCGGCGGGGCCCGCCGTTGCGCAGGACGACGCCAAGGACATCCGGGAGCGCCTCAGGGCTCGAGAGACGCCCGCGGCCCGCTTCTGCTGGCATTGCGGCAAGCCCCTCCACGCCCGGTCCGCGACCTGTCCTTTCTGCGGGGAGCCCCAGTAA
- a CDS encoding 50S ribosomal protein L11 methyltransferase → MADARRWPSLEVRSADVDEDGALEGAVLSVLHDHQPLAVHDLHPPPLPPGGIWEPGTPALEPPPTALAWRIAFGEATTRDAAARVLEALALPLTVTPLDLGDDDWVARSQRALRAIEAGRFVVAPPWDVPADPAPAGTLIVIEPSMGFGTGHHQTTRLCLAALGDIDVAGRTVLDVGTGSGVLAMAASFLGARQIRAVDIDPDAIDAARRSAALNALPTPIDFSTADVLGHPAAPADVVLANLTGALLVRAAGAIAGLVAPGGTLIVSGFVGEERTAVEAAFPAMTVVARPAEDDWGAAVLRRAAPAPI, encoded by the coding sequence TTGGCTGACGCGCGCCGCTGGCCGTCGCTGGAGGTGCGATCGGCCGACGTGGACGAGGATGGCGCCCTCGAGGGCGCCGTGCTGTCGGTGTTGCACGATCACCAGCCGCTCGCCGTCCACGACCTGCATCCCCCGCCCCTGCCGCCGGGCGGCATCTGGGAGCCGGGGACGCCCGCGCTCGAACCGCCACCGACGGCCCTGGCGTGGCGTATCGCGTTCGGCGAGGCGACGACACGGGACGCCGCCGCGCGCGTCCTCGAGGCGCTCGCCCTCCCCCTGACCGTCACGCCGCTGGACCTGGGCGACGACGACTGGGTGGCGCGGAGCCAGCGCGCGCTGCGCGCGATCGAGGCGGGCCGCTTCGTCGTGGCGCCGCCGTGGGACGTGCCCGCGGATCCCGCGCCCGCGGGCACGCTCATCGTGATCGAGCCGTCGATGGGCTTCGGCACCGGCCACCATCAGACGACCCGGCTCTGCCTGGCCGCGCTCGGCGACATCGACGTCGCGGGCCGCACCGTCCTCGACGTCGGAACGGGTTCGGGCGTGCTCGCCATGGCGGCGTCGTTCCTGGGCGCACGGCAGATTCGCGCGGTGGACATCGATCCGGACGCCATCGACGCCGCGCGGCGCAGCGCCGCCCTGAACGCGCTGCCGACGCCCATCGACTTCTCCACCGCGGACGTGCTCGGACATCCGGCGGCCCCCGCCGACGTCGTCCTGGCGAACCTGACCGGCGCCTTGCTGGTCCGCGCGGCGGGCGCCATCGCCGGCCTGGTGGCTCCTGGCGGCACCCTGATCGTCAGTGGGTTCGTGGGCGAGGAGCGCACCGCAGTGGAAGCGGCCTTTCCGGCGATGACGGTCGTCGCCCGGCCCGCGGAAGACGACTGGGGCGCGGCCGTGCTGCGGCGCGCCGCGCCGGCCCCTATTTGA